The bacterium genome segment CCGTTAGCTGGCCCACCCCCGACCTCGTCGCGCCCATGCTGGAGTTCGACCCCGTCTCGGGCGGCGTGGCCCTCATCGGGGACGGTGCAACGGTGGACATGCTCGGCTGGGGCATCACCCCGACCTACTACGAGACGACCCCCTGCAACACGCCCGACACAAGCTCCTCCCTCGAACGCAAGAGCGGCCTCTCCCACGACGACGCCGACGGGAACGGCTACGACACCGACAACAACATCTTCGATTTCCGGGTCCGCGGTGAGCCCGAGCCGCAGAACACCAACAGCGACATCGAGCGCCCGCCCTCGTCGGCCGACGGCATCACCTGGGGCT includes the following:
- a CDS encoding lamin tail domain-containing protein; its protein translation is MAETRRIWTRGTLLAIAAALICVAPAWADDIADHVVVSEILPLPADGQAVFIELYNPTGRDISLDAYFLRSDFKDEYPALSGSIPAYGFYLVSTSEEGWPVSWPTPDLVAPMLEFDPVSGGVALIGDGATVDMLGWGITPTYYETTPCNTPDTSSSLERKSGLSHDDADGNGYDTDNNIFDFRVRGEPEPQNTNSDIERPPSSADGITWG